One genomic window of Phalacrocorax aristotelis chromosome 23, bGulAri2.1, whole genome shotgun sequence includes the following:
- the KRT222 gene encoding keratin-like protein KRT222 isoform X2, protein MHLPEEGDNPCLYNSSLSLYELEEATIRRMDKDAEALKAARAELCEARRQWHHMQIEIESLHAVEKGLERSLRATEQQYHMQLQNLEAEIECLEKELLEVRRGIEKQLQEHEILLNTRMKLEEEIATYRSLLEQEENRFRCSIPDQKDDKKPTTSKIAFTLPPYGVKKHESEKVELITKQAILDGNITKESAEAHGTVQTEKVDEVIKEWEGSFFKDNPRLRKKSVSLRFDLHLAATDEGCLHTKKKTLPDIEVRLVMRRSCSIPSIKP, encoded by the exons ATGCACCTTCCAGAGGAAGGAGACAATCCCTGTCTATACAATTCCTCCCTCAGCCTCTATGAG CTAGAAGAAGCTACAATTAGAAGAATGGACAAAGACGCAGAAGCGTTAAAGGCAGCCAGAGCAGAACTCTGTGAAGCGAGGCGGCAGTGGCACCACATGCAGATCGAAATCGAGTCTCTCCACGCTGTG GAAAAGGGTTTGGAACGCTCGCTGCGTGCCACAGAGCAGCAGTACCACATGCAGCTACAAAATTTAGAAGCTGAGATCGAATGCTTAGAGAAAGAGCTACTGGAAGTAAGAAGAGGCATTGAGAAACAGCTTCAAGAGCATGAAATTCTCCTGAACACGAGGATGAAACTGGAGGAGGAGATAGCGACATATCGCAGTCTGCTTGAGCAAGAAGAGAACAG GTTTCGTTGCTCTATACCTGACCAGAAGGATGACAAAAAGCCTACCACTAGCAAGATTGCCTTTACGCTGCCTCCAT ATGGTGTAAAGAAGCACGAAAGTGAGAAGGTGGAACTGATCACAAAACAAGCAATCCTAGATGGAAATATTACGAAGGAAAGCGCTGAAGCTCATGGCACTGTACA gacaGAAAAAGTGGATGAAGTCATTAAAGAATGGGAAGGATCTTTCTTTAAGGACAACCCTCGCTTAAGGAAAAAATCGGTTTCACTGCGCTTTGATCTCCACCTAGCAGCAACGGACGAAGGATGTTTACATACTAAGAAGAAAACTCTTCCCGACATTGAAGTCAGGCTGGTAATGAGGAGATCTTGCAGCATTCCTTCAATCAAACCTTAA
- the KRT222 gene encoding keratin-like protein KRT222 isoform X1 — translation MELSQLLNEIRAKYETLITRNQIKTITSARTQLEEATIRRMDKDAEALKAARAELCEARRQWHHMQIEIESLHAVEKGLERSLRATEQQYHMQLQNLEAEIECLEKELLEVRRGIEKQLQEHEILLNTRMKLEEEIATYRSLLEQEENRFRCSIPDQKDDKKPTTSKIAFTLPPYGVKKHESEKVELITKQAILDGNITKESAEAHGTVQTEKVDEVIKEWEGSFFKDNPRLRKKSVSLRFDLHLAATDEGCLHTKKKTLPDIEVRLVMRRSCSIPSIKP, via the exons ATGGAACTGTCCCAGCTCCTCAATGAGATCAGGGCAAAGTATGAAACGCTCATCACCCGAAATCAGATAAAGACCATCACCTCAGCAAGGACCCAG CTAGAAGAAGCTACAATTAGAAGAATGGACAAAGACGCAGAAGCGTTAAAGGCAGCCAGAGCAGAACTCTGTGAAGCGAGGCGGCAGTGGCACCACATGCAGATCGAAATCGAGTCTCTCCACGCTGTG GAAAAGGGTTTGGAACGCTCGCTGCGTGCCACAGAGCAGCAGTACCACATGCAGCTACAAAATTTAGAAGCTGAGATCGAATGCTTAGAGAAAGAGCTACTGGAAGTAAGAAGAGGCATTGAGAAACAGCTTCAAGAGCATGAAATTCTCCTGAACACGAGGATGAAACTGGAGGAGGAGATAGCGACATATCGCAGTCTGCTTGAGCAAGAAGAGAACAG GTTTCGTTGCTCTATACCTGACCAGAAGGATGACAAAAAGCCTACCACTAGCAAGATTGCCTTTACGCTGCCTCCAT ATGGTGTAAAGAAGCACGAAAGTGAGAAGGTGGAACTGATCACAAAACAAGCAATCCTAGATGGAAATATTACGAAGGAAAGCGCTGAAGCTCATGGCACTGTACA gacaGAAAAAGTGGATGAAGTCATTAAAGAATGGGAAGGATCTTTCTTTAAGGACAACCCTCGCTTAAGGAAAAAATCGGTTTCACTGCGCTTTGATCTCCACCTAGCAGCAACGGACGAAGGATGTTTACATACTAAGAAGAAAACTCTTCCCGACATTGAAGTCAGGCTGGTAATGAGGAGATCTTGCAGCATTCCTTCAATCAAACCTTAA